Proteins from a genomic interval of Pogoniulus pusillus isolate bPogPus1 chromosome 30, bPogPus1.pri, whole genome shotgun sequence:
- the TMEM116 gene encoding transmembrane protein 116 isoform X2, whose amino-acid sequence MCWLAGALLYSTPTSKQDLICYNLQATGQIFYMASFLYTVNYTWHLYMDLKVKYNQNLFRMPSQVVDYASCVGRIATISASLIPFLLTVPVFCLGNISNCYQNFSQKHGCLLMHMEIAEATNEPQSLSGSICHAMHFYGIGVFLISFLISFIAILVILSQARGLYKRFVTSTGFLGDQQWAVIKMVEQRVVFYPVAAFCCWAPAVLLGMLKLTGSTNSKIYMALLILQALTAASQGLLNCMVYGWTQQLFLSLKRQACRDVDTQTPLLRSQKKFYASTLPASPPGAEASTSTLL is encoded by the exons ATATTCTACATGGCCTCTTTCCTGTACACTGTCAACTACACCTGGCACCTCTACATGGACCTAAAGGTGAAATACAACCAGAACCTTTTCAGGATGCCCTCCCAG GTTGTGGACTATGCGAGCTGCGTTGGCCGAATTGCCACCATCTCAGCCAG CctgatccctttcctccttacGGTGCCTGTGTTCTGCCTGGGCAACATCAGTAATTGCTACCAGAACTTCAGCCAGAAGCATGG CTGTCTCCTGATGCACATGGAAATAGCTGAGGCCACCAACGAGCCCCAGAGCCTGAGTGGCTCCATTTGCCACGCGATGCATTTCTATGGCATTGGAGTCTTCCTCATTTCCTTCCTGATCAGCTTCATAGCCATTCTG GTCATACTCAGTCAAGCCCGAGGTTTATACAAGAGGTTTGTGACCTCCACGGGGTTCCTGGGGGACCAGCAGTGGGCTGTGATTAAGATGGTAGAACAACGAGTGGTTTTTTACCCCGtcgctgccttctgctgctgggccccAG CTGTCCTCCTGGGAATGCTGAAGCTGACTGGTTCAACAAACAGCAAAATCTACATGGCTCTACTGATTCTGCAG GCCctcacagcagcttcccagggGCTTCTGAACTGCATGGTGTACGGCTGGACGCAGCAGCTGTTCCTCTCCCTGAAGCGCCAGGCGTGCCGGGACGTGGACACGCAGACTCCTCTGCTGCGCTCCCAGAAGAAGTTCTACGCCAGCAcactgcctgccagcccccccGGTGCCGAGGCCTCCACGTCCACCTTGCTCTGA